A single window of Cololabis saira isolate AMF1-May2022 chromosome 24, fColSai1.1, whole genome shotgun sequence DNA harbors:
- the f7l gene encoding coagulation factor VII, which translates to MASVSRTTRLVFSFFFITCIPACTGTPGGEIFLDKPDASVFLRRSRRANFMLEELRQGNLERECYEEKCSYEEAKEIFALPQQLENFWRTYTGVDSCSSSPCKNGATCTRHVDSYICKCPPGFHGHNCDKVRSSSNGCRYRNGGCEHFCRDRPRTERTGTNAGVCFCAPGYGLDRDNSSCLPREAVVCGRTLMHFAPRVVNGQICPKGHCPWQALLTEHNVFTCGAIVLSEDWVLTAAHCVWLKPIAIFHVTVGKHDLKETEKTEQRRRVLQVIVHDDYNHSTSDCDLALLRLHRPVKLGRYVVPICLPARNSTFIRTLATVRHSMVSGWGRLVQFGAPARFLQRLVLPRVPLQECRLHTKLNITTNMMCAGKRSGGEDACEGDSGGPLVTRYKKTWFLTGVVSWGKGCANENSYGVYAKVGNFLDWIGSTMATG; encoded by the exons GAGAAATCTTTTTGGACAAACCCGACGCTAGCGTGTTCCTGCGGCGCAGCCGGCGCGCTAACTTCATGCTGGAGGAGCTGAGGCAGGGGAACCTGGAGCGGGAATGTTACGAGGAGAAATGTTCGTACGAGGAGGCCAAGGAGATCTTCGCGCTGCCGCAGCAGCTG GAGAACTTCTGGAGGACGTACACCG GTGTGGATAGCTGCTCGTCGTCGCCGTGTAAGAACGGCGCTACGTGTACGCGCCACGTGGACAGCTACATCTGCAAATGTCCCCCCGGTTTCCACGGACACAACTGTGACAAAG TTCGCTCCAGCTCCAACGGCTGCCGCTACAGGAACGGCGGGTGTGAACATTTCTGCCGGGACCGACCGAGGActgagaggacggggaccaacGCCGGGGTCTGTTTCTGCGCTCCGGGGTACGGACTGGACCGGGACAACAGCAGCTGCCTGCCCCgag AGGCCGTCGTGTGCGGGAGAACGCTGATGCATTTTGCCCCGAGAGTCGTTAACGGGCAGATCTGCCCCAAAGGACACTGTCCCTGGCAG GCTCTGCTGACCGAACACAACGTGTTCACCTGCGGCGCCATCGTCCTGTCGGAGGACTGGGTGCTAACGGCGGCGCACTGTGTCTGGCTGAAGCCCATCGCCATCTTCCACGTTACCGTAG GTAAACACGACCTGAAGGAGACGGAGAAGACGGAGCAGCGGCGGCGCGTCCTGCAGGTCATCGTCCACGACGACTACAACCACTCCACCTCTGACTGCGACCTAGCGCTGCTGCGGCTGCACCGCCCCGTCAAGCTAGGCCGCTACGTGGTGCCCATCTGCCTGCCGGCGCGCAACAGCACCTTCATCCGGACGCTGGCCACCGTGCGCCACTCTATGGTGTCGGGCTGGGGCCGCCTGGTGCAGTTCGGGGCCCCGGCGCGGTTCCTGCAGCGCCTGGTGCTGCCGCGGGTGCCGCTGCAGGAGTGCCGCCTGCACACCAAGCTCAACATCACCACCAACATGATGTGCGCCGGCAAGCGCAGCGGCGGCGAGGACGCCTGCGAGGGCGACAGCGGCGGCCCGCTGGTCACGCGCTACAAGAAGACCTGGTTCCTGACGGGGGTGGTGAGCTGGGGCAAGGGCTGCGCTAACGAGAACAGCTACGGGGTCTACGCCAAAGTAGGCAACTTCCTGGACTGGATCGGGAGCACCATGGCCACCGGCTGA